The Desmonostoc muscorum LEGE 12446 genome includes a region encoding these proteins:
- a CDS encoding ATP-binding protein produces the protein MKISTKFFTGSAVSVGLIVAILVGNAVAVQQIKQTIREKSNRTTEIIQVALTAENALKSEIIELKDIVLLKSQDTAMLNSATEFLDSLKQLEKLMPNATEISVIRRRHQFLSNLGTQLTHRNYSDTSLADSQQYFRAINSFDRDIELFLTQLIKRANQQSIVVEEQLENLYQVQRIISFAVVQVIIILFVGKFMLIWRPTVKSLQNLQAGTTEIAAGNLDYRLDIHTGDEVEDLANAFNYMAVKLAESRETLMKNTELTHMNQRLELEISERKQAQSELQKALQELQNTQAQLIQTEKMSSLGQMVAGVAHEINNPVNFISGNITYVSEYTQHLLELVRLYQEEFPNSKQKIQEKIDNIDLEFLIEDLPKILTSMKMGSRRIEQIVLSLRTFSHLDEADMKEVDIHEGIDSTLLILQNRVKGKPEHPKIEIIKEYGELPLVECYAGQLNQVFMNVINNAIDALDMCNAQRSKQEIESNPSQIIINTKLVDNNRVAVRIADNGPGMTQEVKQKLFDPFFTTKPVGQGTGLGLSISYQIIVQRHSGVLRCESELGKGTEFWIEIPLYQLQKPLNSNELKLPTDWQGSIVQSNN, from the coding sequence ATGAAAATCTCTACCAAATTTTTTACAGGTTCCGCTGTGTCTGTCGGACTGATAGTAGCAATTCTTGTTGGCAATGCTGTAGCTGTCCAGCAAATTAAGCAGACTATCCGTGAAAAAAGCAATCGAACCACTGAAATTATTCAAGTTGCTCTGACTGCCGAAAATGCTTTAAAGTCTGAAATTATTGAACTCAAGGATATTGTTTTACTTAAGAGTCAAGATACAGCAATGCTTAACTCTGCAACAGAGTTTCTTGACTCCCTCAAACAGTTAGAAAAATTGATGCCAAATGCTACGGAAATTTCAGTGATTCGTCGGCGTCACCAGTTTCTTAGCAACTTGGGAACTCAACTAACTCACCGCAATTACAGCGACACTTCTCTAGCTGATTCCCAACAGTATTTTCGGGCTATTAATTCTTTTGACAGAGACATTGAATTGTTTCTTACTCAACTGATTAAACGTGCTAATCAGCAGAGTATTGTAGTTGAAGAACAATTAGAAAATTTATATCAAGTACAGAGAATTATTTCCTTTGCAGTTGTGCAAGTAATTATAATTTTATTTGTTGGCAAATTTATGCTGATTTGGCGTCCAACAGTTAAGTCTTTGCAGAATTTACAAGCAGGAACCACAGAAATTGCAGCCGGGAATTTAGACTACCGTTTAGATATTCACACAGGAGATGAAGTAGAAGATCTTGCCAATGCATTTAACTACATGGCAGTGAAACTAGCCGAATCTCGTGAAACTTTAATGAAAAACACTGAATTAACTCACATGAATCAACGCCTGGAGTTAGAAATTTCTGAACGCAAACAGGCACAGTCTGAACTCCAGAAAGCTTTACAAGAACTCCAAAACACCCAAGCTCAATTAATTCAAACTGAAAAAATGTCTAGTCTGGGTCAAATGGTGGCAGGAGTAGCACACGAAATTAATAACCCCGTCAACTTTATCTCTGGCAATATTACTTACGTCAGCGAATACACACAACACTTGCTAGAATTAGTACGGCTTTATCAAGAAGAGTTTCCGAATTCTAAACAGAAAATTCAGGAAAAAATTGACAATATTGATTTGGAATTTCTCATAGAGGATCTACCGAAAATATTAACTTCAATGAAAATGGGATCGCGGCGAATTGAGCAGATTGTCCTGTCTTTACGCACCTTCTCTCATCTGGATGAAGCAGATATGAAAGAAGTTGATATTCACGAAGGTATTGATAGCACGCTGCTGATTTTGCAGAATCGAGTCAAAGGTAAGCCAGAACATCCCAAAATTGAAATCATCAAGGAGTATGGTGAGTTGCCTTTGGTAGAGTGCTATGCAGGGCAATTAAATCAGGTGTTTATGAACGTGATTAATAATGCGATCGATGCTTTGGATATGTGCAATGCTCAACGTTCCAAACAAGAGATTGAGAGCAATCCTAGTCAGATTATAATTAATACTAAACTTGTTGATAATAACCGAGTGGCAGTGAGAATTGCAGATAACGGCCCAGGTATGACCCAAGAAGTTAAGCAGAAATTGTTTGATCCATTTTTCACGACTAAACCTGTAGGCCAGGGAACAGGGTTAGGCTTATCGATTAGCTATCAAATTATTGTGCAAAGACACTCTGGAGTCCTACGATGTGAGTCTGAATTGGGCAAAGGAACTGAATTTTGGATTGAGATTCCTTTGTATCAATTACAAAAACCGCTAAACTCTAATGAATTGAAATTGCCTACTGATTGGCAAGGTTCCATAGTCCAGAGCAATAATTGA
- a CDS encoding substrate-binding domain-containing protein: MNKFLVAPLLIVRYRLFSKNRVWILAVIMALLTTACSGKVSENNHSVVDNVSTNNKQKLSTLRIGVVPTENPIEQERMIKPLKEYLEQSLRGGIDSELQSKTPGGQGRQKRQEIQKTENAIAISLDFQIGKSYQQVVDWLVQDKVDMAYLGPLSYLEAVDRGAKIEPLVAAIDKHTGEPWYRACIIVKQDSPIKTLKDLKGKRIAFVDKLSTSGYLMPLATFKKLGIDEKRDFAQVLYTGSHSKSMSALEDGIVDAAATNTSSYLKEQKIGNLTPHNTRVVWQSTPIVNFPIVVSKKLPPELIQRLKQAFISSPEGLEDILGIESAGYTLVTPSDYTSIEQLRKDLNLISVPAK; the protein is encoded by the coding sequence ATGAACAAGTTCTTAGTAGCGCCGTTGCTCATTGTCAGATATCGTTTATTCAGTAAAAATAGAGTTTGGATTTTAGCAGTAATCATGGCGCTACTGACTACAGCTTGTAGTGGAAAAGTATCTGAAAATAACCACTCTGTTGTGGATAATGTCTCAACTAATAATAAACAGAAGTTATCCACTTTAAGAATTGGGGTGGTTCCCACAGAAAACCCAATAGAGCAAGAACGGATGATTAAACCTCTCAAAGAATACTTAGAGCAATCCCTTAGAGGAGGGATTGATAGTGAGTTGCAATCCAAGACACCAGGGGGACAAGGAAGACAAAAAAGACAAGAGATTCAGAAAACAGAAAATGCGATCGCCATTTCACTAGATTTCCAAATTGGCAAAAGTTACCAGCAAGTCGTTGATTGGTTGGTGCAGGATAAAGTCGATATGGCTTATTTAGGGCCTCTGAGCTATCTGGAGGCAGTAGACCGGGGTGCTAAAATTGAACCGTTGGTTGCTGCGATCGATAAACATACAGGAGAACCCTGGTATCGCGCTTGTATCATTGTCAAACAAGACAGCCCGATTAAAACCTTAAAAGACCTCAAAGGTAAGCGCATTGCCTTTGTAGACAAATTATCAACCTCTGGCTATTTGATGCCACTGGCTACTTTTAAAAAACTAGGAATTGATGAAAAACGCGATTTTGCTCAAGTCCTATATACTGGTAGCCATAGTAAAAGTATGTCTGCATTAGAAGATGGCATTGTTGATGCCGCAGCCACTAATACTTCCTCTTATTTGAAGGAACAAAAAATTGGCAATTTAACACCTCACAATACCAGAGTAGTGTGGCAATCTACCCCCATAGTCAATTTTCCAATAGTAGTATCTAAAAAATTACCACCAGAGTTAATTCAACGACTAAAGCAGGCTTTTATTAGTAGCCCAGAAGGTCTTGAGGATATTCTGGGAATTGAGTCAGCCGGATACACACTTGTTACCCCTTCAGATTACACTTCTATTGAGCAACTCCGAAAAGATCTCAACTTAATTTCTGTTCCGGCAAAATGA
- a CDS encoding PAS domain S-box protein codes for MKLVKSKFQQLEGKYSRFFSLSIDLLCIASFDGYFKYLNPVWTKTLGWSNEELLAKPFIEFVHPEDYELTIRAAQKIAQCIDPIYIENRYVCKDGSYKLLSWNATGFMEEKLIYAVARDITLKKENEIALQRTIRELEAFKFALNAHSLVAITDRRGRITYANDQFCEVSKYSREELLGQDHRIINSGHHTKEFFGNLWETISKGKIWKGEIKNKAKDGTFYWVDTLITPMLDSEGKPYQYVSIRTDITQRKLSEFALVERSRLSLLSAEVSLALSQSGTLAEILQNCTNTISQYLKIAFVCIWTFERQTNQLELQAGVHCTELTCSALNNSQDFPNHMVLANNIVGLMTQNHQAIFNQEVVINHPELPLNSTLSIFRFSAYPLIVEQQLIGIIALFSQQLFSEPTHNLLNWIANNIAVAIDRIWAREELLSRREALLLRLASQIRSSLDLDIILETAVNEIRSLLQIDRCYFLSYSAHPSQPNLTITSEARNPNYPNLPTMLGSVPPQKSKYLTKILLSQELICIDDIKSKLCVDDDMQELLTEFGITAQLVLPVKSNSGEIGAIVCSHCSGDRIWTNSEISLLQAVCDQLAIAIDHAQLYTQSRSATLAAETQAEKLTETLYQLQQTQSQLIQHEKMSSLGQLVAGVAHEINNPVNFIHGNLTYAHEYFQELLTLLHLYEQYYPKPNTEIEDFAEKIDLDFITNDLYKLLSSMEMGTNRIREIVLGLRNFSRHDEAEKKQVDIHEGIDNTLLILHHRWKNNGIGLDISIVKEYSKLPLIDCYPGQLNQVFMNILTNAIDALEEIKIKGKTTEKPQIIIRTEISDNNFVVIRIIDNGAGIPEEVRTRLFDPFFTTKPVGKGTGLGLSISYQIVVEKHGGILKCTSEPGQGTEFWIQIPI; via the coding sequence ATGAAACTAGTTAAATCTAAGTTCCAACAATTGGAAGGAAAATACTCTCGATTTTTCTCACTTTCTATAGATTTATTGTGTATTGCTAGTTTTGATGGTTATTTCAAGTATTTAAATCCAGTATGGACAAAAACACTAGGTTGGTCAAATGAGGAATTGCTTGCTAAACCCTTTATCGAATTTGTTCACCCTGAAGACTACGAATTAACTATTCGAGCAGCACAAAAAATTGCACAATGTATAGATCCAATTTATATTGAAAATCGTTATGTTTGTAAGGATGGTAGCTATAAATTGCTGTCATGGAACGCAACAGGCTTCATGGAAGAAAAGTTAATTTATGCAGTAGCTCGTGATATTACTCTGAAGAAAGAGAATGAAATCGCACTACAAAGAACTATTCGAGAATTAGAAGCTTTTAAATTTGCCTTGAATGCTCATTCATTGGTAGCTATTACTGATAGAAGAGGCAGAATAACCTATGCTAATGACCAATTTTGTGAAGTTTCTAAATATTCTAGAGAAGAACTTTTAGGACAAGATCATCGAATTATTAATTCTGGTCATCATACAAAGGAATTCTTTGGAAATTTGTGGGAAACTATTAGCAAAGGCAAAATTTGGAAGGGAGAAATCAAAAATAAAGCCAAAGATGGGACTTTTTATTGGGTGGATACTTTAATCACCCCAATGTTGGATTCAGAAGGAAAGCCCTATCAATATGTATCAATTCGTACAGATATCACACAGCGTAAGCTTTCAGAGTTTGCTTTAGTGGAGCGATCGCGTTTATCACTTTTGAGTGCAGAAGTCAGTTTAGCATTATCTCAAAGTGGTACACTTGCAGAAATTTTGCAAAACTGTACAAATACTATTTCACAATACCTGAAGATCGCTTTTGTTTGTATCTGGACTTTTGAGCGACAAACAAATCAGCTAGAATTACAGGCTGGTGTTCATTGCACAGAACTTACCTGTAGTGCTTTGAACAATAGCCAAGATTTTCCCAATCACATGGTTTTAGCCAATAACATTGTTGGCTTAATGACTCAAAACCATCAAGCTATTTTCAACCAAGAAGTAGTAATTAATCATCCAGAACTACCACTAAATTCTACATTATCAATTTTTCGTTTTTCTGCTTATCCTTTAATAGTAGAGCAGCAATTAATCGGCATAATCGCTTTATTTAGCCAGCAATTATTTAGTGAACCAACTCATAACTTGTTAAATTGGATTGCTAATAATATTGCTGTAGCTATTGACCGGATTTGGGCTAGAGAAGAACTCCTCAGCCGTCGTGAAGCATTATTACTGCGTTTAGCTAGCCAAATCCGCAGTTCTCTTGACTTAGATATTATTCTAGAAACTGCTGTTAATGAAATTCGCAGTTTATTACAAATTGACCGTTGTTACTTTCTTTCTTATTCAGCACACCCATCCCAGCCAAACCTGACTATCACCTCTGAAGCGCGAAATCCTAACTACCCTAACTTACCGACAATGTTAGGTAGTGTTCCGCCGCAAAAAAGCAAGTACTTGACCAAAATACTCCTCTCTCAAGAGCTAATTTGTATCGACGATATTAAGAGTAAATTATGCGTTGACGATGATATGCAAGAGCTGTTAACTGAGTTTGGTATTACAGCTCAACTAGTGCTACCAGTTAAGAGTAATTCCGGTGAAATTGGGGCAATTGTTTGCAGTCATTGTAGTGGCGATCGCATTTGGACTAACAGTGAAATTAGTCTACTACAAGCTGTTTGTGACCAACTAGCGATCGCCATCGATCATGCACAACTTTATACTCAAAGTCGTTCTGCTACTTTAGCCGCTGAAACTCAAGCCGAAAAACTCACCGAAACTTTGTATCAGTTGCAGCAAACTCAATCTCAACTGATACAACATGAAAAAATGTCTAGTTTGGGACAATTAGTAGCTGGTGTTGCCCATGAAATCAACAATCCCGTTAATTTTATTCACGGTAATTTAACTTATGCTCACGAATATTTTCAAGAGTTACTAACTCTGTTGCACCTCTATGAGCAATACTATCCCAAGCCCAATACAGAAATTGAAGATTTTGCTGAAAAAATTGATTTAGATTTTATTACTAACGACCTTTATAAGCTCCTATCTTCAATGGAAATGGGTACTAATCGTATCCGTGAAATTGTTTTAGGATTACGAAATTTTTCCCGACATGATGAAGCAGAAAAAAAACAAGTTGATATTCATGAAGGAATTGACAACACTTTATTAATTTTGCATCACCGCTGGAAAAATAATGGAATTGGGCTGGATATATCTATTGTCAAAGAATATAGTAAATTGCCCTTGATTGACTGCTATCCTGGTCAGCTTAATCAAGTATTTATGAACATTTTGACTAATGCGATCGATGCATTAGAAGAGATAAAAATTAAAGGTAAAACAACAGAAAAACCCCAGATTATAATTCGGACGGAAATTTCCGACAATAATTTTGTTGTGATTCGGATTATCGATAATGGAGCCGGAATTCCAGAAGAAGTTAGAACGCGCTTATTCGATCCATTTTTCACAACAAAACCTGTTGGTAAAGGAACAGGACTAGGATTATCAATTAGCTACCAAATTGTAGTAGAAAAACATGGCGGGATTCTGAAGTGTACATCAGAACCGGGACAAGGTACAGAATTTTGGATTCAAATTCCAATTTAA
- a CDS encoding DNA double-strand break repair nuclease NurA codes for MLDLTKLARQMQGLSQHLSSEAAASRQRLELAQQHLKNAYQSQQDLIDRQEKWRDRILFANATPVEPLETCIDIPVPPKIHTVIATDGSQIAPNHHEIAYCYLLNIGRVVLHYGQNRHPLLDSLPEVFYRPEDLYMSRQWGIRTEEWMSFRRTASETTVLAELACAAKAEAPALAMVDGSLIYWFLEQLPMDARDRILPPILEAWQQMRDAQIPLMGYLSASRNIESTNFLRLLACPHPAPDCKSHCPNQLEKVPCKKFDDLRDTSLWATQLKPGQRSALWRSNNQILELYGDQIIYFCYVHVGTEIARIEIPAWVAQNTAMLNQALGLMLAQVQKGYGYPVAIAEAHNQAVVKGGDRARFFALLEQQMIKAGLKNVGTSYKEARKRGSIA; via the coding sequence ATGCTTGACCTGACGAAACTAGCGCGACAAATGCAGGGTTTAAGTCAGCATCTTTCTTCGGAAGCTGCTGCTAGTCGCCAGCGTTTAGAATTGGCGCAACAACATCTAAAAAATGCTTACCAATCTCAACAAGATTTAATCGATCGCCAGGAGAAATGGCGCGATCGCATTCTCTTTGCTAATGCTACCCCAGTTGAGCCGCTAGAAACATGCATTGATATTCCAGTTCCGCCAAAAATTCATACTGTCATCGCTACAGACGGTTCCCAAATTGCCCCCAACCACCACGAAATTGCTTATTGTTATCTCTTAAATATCGGCAGAGTCGTCTTGCACTACGGACAAAACCGCCATCCCCTACTTGATAGTTTGCCAGAGGTATTTTACCGCCCAGAAGATTTGTATATGTCTCGGCAATGGGGAATTCGTACCGAAGAATGGATGAGTTTTCGCCGTACCGCTTCCGAAACAACGGTTTTAGCCGAATTAGCTTGTGCAGCCAAAGCAGAAGCACCAGCCCTGGCGATGGTAGATGGTTCCTTAATTTACTGGTTTTTGGAACAATTACCGATGGATGCACGCGATCGCATTTTACCCCCCATTCTGGAAGCTTGGCAGCAAATGCGTGATGCTCAAATTCCTTTGATGGGCTATCTTAGCGCCTCCCGCAACATCGAAAGCACGAATTTTTTACGGTTGTTGGCTTGTCCCCATCCAGCGCCAGACTGTAAAAGTCATTGCCCAAATCAGCTAGAAAAAGTACCTTGTAAAAAGTTTGATGATTTACGAGATACTTCTCTTTGGGCAACCCAACTCAAACCAGGACAACGCAGTGCTTTATGGCGCAGTAATAATCAAATTCTTGAACTCTACGGCGACCAAATTATTTACTTTTGTTATGTCCATGTTGGCACCGAAATTGCCCGGATTGAAATTCCGGCATGGGTAGCGCAAAATACAGCTATGTTAAATCAAGCACTGGGATTGATGTTAGCACAAGTACAAAAAGGATACGGATACCCAGTGGCGATCGCCGAAGCCCATAATCAAGCAGTGGTAAAAGGTGGAGATAGAGCGCGTTTCTTTGCCCTCCTGGAACAACAAATGATTAAAGCTGGTTTAAAAAATGTCGGAACTTCCTACAAAGAAGCCAGAAAACGGGGAAGTATTGCTTAG
- a CDS encoding HAD family hydrolase gives MTASSPTILALDFDGVICDGLIEYFEVAWRTYSEIWSSANDTPPDDLALRFYRLRPVIETGWEMPVLIKALMDGIPDEKILHQWVTITPQILLDNKLQAREIGAKLDNMRDEWIARDLDGWLSLHRFYPGVVEKIKLTLAGGVKLYIVTTKEGRFVQQLLQQEGVNLPAAAIFGKEVKRPKYEILRELKQAELNKPVSLWFVEDRLKTLQLVQQQTDLEDVKLLLADWGYNTQAERESAQQNPLIHLLSLSQFAKDFSNWV, from the coding sequence ATGACAGCAAGTAGTCCCACGATTTTAGCCCTGGACTTTGATGGAGTGATTTGCGACGGACTAATTGAATATTTTGAGGTAGCATGGCGTACCTACTCTGAAATTTGGTCGTCTGCTAACGACACACCACCAGATGATTTAGCTTTGAGATTCTATCGCCTGCGCCCTGTAATTGAAACAGGTTGGGAAATGCCTGTTTTAATCAAAGCCTTAATGGATGGAATCCCTGATGAAAAGATTCTTCATCAGTGGGTAACTATTACTCCACAAATATTGTTAGACAATAAACTACAGGCAAGAGAAATTGGTGCCAAACTAGACAACATGCGAGATGAATGGATTGCTAGAGATTTAGACGGCTGGCTAAGTCTGCATAGATTCTATCCTGGTGTAGTCGAAAAAATTAAATTAACTCTTGCCGGTGGAGTTAAGCTATATATTGTAACAACTAAAGAAGGGCGTTTTGTACAGCAGTTGTTACAACAAGAAGGGGTGAATTTACCAGCAGCAGCAATTTTTGGTAAAGAAGTCAAGCGTCCTAAATACGAAATTTTGCGAGAATTAAAGCAGGCGGAACTAAACAAACCAGTTAGCCTCTGGTTTGTAGAAGATAGACTCAAAACTTTGCAGTTAGTTCAACAACAAACAGACCTTGAAGATGTGAAACTTTTGCTTGCAGACTGGGGTTATAATACTCAAGCAGAAAGAGAATCTGCCCAACAGAATCCGCTAATTCATCTTTTATCACTGTCTCAATTTGCCAAAGATTTCTCGAATTGGGTTTAA
- a CDS encoding peroxidase family protein: protein MPNLPFEFSHGGYIKEESVQQRIALRPPTTEAIDVETDFDYLFPDLARDPNSLLPADNNQDIIEKLKNLGEQIIDREDPEPENTNSKIPPVYTYWGQFIDHDITANTDRAVTDLQTDITKDDFTPLSPDFVIDKLKNLRRPTFDLDSVYGDGPTLDPKKPTQAKDFYQQDDPVKLKVGRNAEQNANGDAIPGAKIPPENDLSRDLPRNKRIAAIGDSRNDENLIVAQFHTAFLRFHNAVVDWVRKNEPKNAKNNKKLFLRAQNLVRWHYQWLVINDFLKTVTTTGTVDSILRNGPKFYYPRNGNLFMPLEFSVAAYRFGHSMIRAAYDYNRNFTDQPGALTDATFVLLFAFTGRRDIGGPPGPGPSNTLPFNWIIEWDRFVDKQSAAKRQRNSARKIDTHLAFPLSDLLNEGNDAQPPVQQLLKHLAKRNLLRGYFLSIPTGQSLAKKLGVKPLTVDELKKDNSAELNQALEPFLEKTPAWYYVLKESEVRAHGDSLGEVGSRIVAETIIGLIKNDPSSYLNKSYFYEIWNPSRGVKLPNGDQIRGISDFLKFAGVLPA, encoded by the coding sequence ATGCCAAATCTCCCTTTTGAGTTTAGCCACGGCGGATATATCAAAGAAGAGAGTGTGCAACAAAGAATTGCCTTACGTCCGCCAACGACTGAGGCAATTGATGTAGAGACAGATTTCGATTATCTCTTCCCAGATCTTGCCAGAGATCCAAACAGCCTGCTTCCAGCAGACAACAACCAAGATATTATTGAGAAACTTAAAAATCTAGGCGAGCAAATAATTGACAGAGAAGACCCTGAGCCTGAGAATACTAACTCAAAAATACCTCCGGTTTATACTTATTGGGGACAGTTTATCGACCATGATATTACTGCCAATACTGATAGGGCTGTCACAGATCTGCAAACTGATATCACGAAAGACGATTTCACACCTTTATCACCCGACTTTGTAATCGATAAGCTCAAGAATCTACGTCGCCCCACCTTCGATCTTGACAGTGTTTATGGTGACGGGCCAACTCTAGACCCGAAAAAGCCCACCCAAGCAAAGGACTTTTATCAACAAGACGACCCAGTAAAACTGAAAGTTGGGCGAAATGCTGAACAGAATGCTAACGGCGATGCAATTCCTGGAGCCAAAATTCCGCCAGAAAACGATTTATCGCGGGATTTGCCACGCAATAAGAGAATAGCTGCGATCGGCGACAGTCGCAACGACGAAAATCTCATCGTGGCACAGTTCCACACTGCCTTTCTGCGTTTCCACAATGCAGTAGTAGATTGGGTGCGGAAGAATGAACCCAAAAATGCCAAAAACAATAAAAAACTATTTCTTCGGGCGCAGAATCTGGTTCGTTGGCACTACCAGTGGCTTGTTATCAATGATTTTCTCAAAACAGTAACTACAACTGGAACAGTAGACAGCATCCTCCGCAACGGGCCGAAATTCTACTATCCCCGCAATGGAAATCTTTTCATGCCTCTAGAATTTTCCGTTGCAGCTTACCGTTTTGGACATAGTATGATACGGGCTGCTTATGACTACAACCGCAATTTTACAGACCAACCGGGAGCGCTGACAGACGCAACGTTCGTTTTACTGTTTGCTTTTACAGGAAGACGTGATATTGGCGGTCCACCAGGCCCTGGACCATCCAACACTCTGCCTTTTAACTGGATTATTGAGTGGGATCGGTTTGTTGACAAACAAAGCGCTGCCAAAAGGCAGAGAAATTCTGCGCGAAAAATCGACACCCATCTTGCGTTTCCTTTATCAGATCTACTTAATGAAGGCAACGATGCACAACCTCCTGTTCAACAACTTCTGAAGCACCTTGCTAAACGGAACCTACTGCGTGGATATTTCCTCAGTATTCCCACCGGACAGAGTTTAGCTAAGAAGCTAGGTGTCAAACCACTGACAGTGGACGAACTTAAAAAAGACAATTCCGCAGAATTGAATCAAGCCCTCGAACCTTTCCTAGAAAAGACTCCAGCGTGGTATTACGTCCTTAAGGAATCCGAAGTTCGCGCTCATGGAGACTCTTTGGGCGAAGTTGGTAGCCGTATTGTTGCTGAAACCATCATCGGTCTAATTAAGAATGACCCGTCTTCGTACCTCAATAAGAGTTATTTCTATGAAATTTGGAACCCTTCTAGAGGTGTCAAGCTGCCAAATGGTGACCAAATTCGCGGGATTAGTGATTTTCTGAAGTTTGCCGGAGTACTGCCAGCATAG
- a CDS encoding metal ABC transporter permease has protein sequence MLEALIEPLQYGFMQRSLVIAILVGLLCAVVGSYLMVQRLALLGDAISHSVLPGLAIAFMVGANIYIGAFIAGVLSTMAIAWIRVRSPIKEDAAMGIVFSAFFALGITLITVIQKDNKIDLNHFLFGNLLSVTIDEVRDTAIIAAIVLIVVILIYKELLFYTFDPLGAQAAGLPVDRLNFGLMLLIALTIVASMKAVGVILVLSLLITPGATAYLLVKRLNQVMILGAVIGVISSISGMYLSYFYNLPSGPAIVLVVSGLFLLALLFSPKHGVLIPSVKQK, from the coding sequence ATGTTAGAAGCTTTAATTGAGCCGTTACAATACGGCTTTATGCAGCGATCGCTTGTGATTGCGATTTTAGTTGGTTTGTTGTGTGCGGTGGTTGGTAGTTACTTGATGGTGCAGCGATTGGCGTTGCTGGGTGATGCAATCAGTCACTCGGTTTTGCCAGGACTAGCGATCGCTTTTATGGTGGGAGCAAATATATATATTGGGGCGTTTATTGCCGGAGTTTTGAGTACAATGGCGATCGCTTGGATTAGAGTGCGATCGCCAATTAAAGAAGATGCGGCAATGGGCATAGTTTTTTCTGCATTCTTTGCCCTTGGTATCACCTTAATTACTGTTATTCAAAAAGATAATAAAATTGACCTGAATCACTTTTTATTCGGTAACCTTCTCAGCGTTACTATTGATGAAGTACGCGACACAGCTATTATTGCTGCTATTGTTTTAATAGTTGTTATTTTAATATACAAAGAACTTTTATTTTACACTTTTGATCCCTTAGGCGCTCAAGCCGCAGGTTTGCCGGTTGATCGGCTTAACTTTGGATTAATGCTATTGATTGCTTTAACAATTGTCGCTAGCATGAAAGCTGTAGGTGTGATTTTAGTACTTTCACTTTTGATTACACCAGGAGCCACCGCTTATTTACTAGTGAAACGTCTCAACCAAGTAATGATTTTGGGTGCCGTAATCGGCGTAATTTCTAGTATTAGCGGGATGTATCTCAGCTATTTTTATAATTTGCCTTCTGGCCCAGCAATTGTTTTGGTAGTTTCGGGATTATTTTTGTTAGCTTTATTATTTAGTCCCAAACATGGAGTTTTGATACCAAGTGTGAAACAGAAATAG
- a CDS encoding metal ABC transporter ATP-binding protein → MKNVSFAAKFRLSPVNTRELPETIKASVMTSTPAINIAHVGVHYRTQEALRDVNCIVKPGKVTGIFGPNGAGKSTLMKAMLGLVPVSSGTVLYQGKPLMQQLDRVAYVPQRSQIDWTYPATVWDVVMMGRVKKTGWLRSFSAVSRQVAKNALERVGMIEYCDRPIGQLSGGQQQRVFLARALTQQAEIFCFDEPLVGIDQKTQSVIFEVFHELATDKKIVLVVNHDLGESIAHFDDLILLNRELIATGSRQQVLTEENLNLAYGGKVMYFSDAA, encoded by the coding sequence ATGAAAAACGTCTCTTTTGCAGCTAAATTCCGCTTATCTCCAGTAAATACACGAGAATTACCCGAAACTATCAAGGCTTCTGTTATGACTTCCACACCAGCAATTAACATCGCCCATGTAGGGGTACACTACCGAACACAAGAAGCCTTAAGGGACGTTAACTGTATTGTCAAACCGGGAAAAGTGACGGGTATTTTTGGCCCCAACGGTGCAGGCAAAAGTACACTGATGAAGGCAATGTTAGGCTTAGTGCCAGTCAGTAGTGGTACGGTGCTGTATCAAGGGAAACCCTTAATGCAACAATTAGATCGAGTTGCCTACGTACCACAGCGTAGCCAAATTGACTGGACTTACCCCGCCACCGTTTGGGATGTAGTCATGATGGGACGGGTGAAGAAAACAGGATGGTTGCGTAGCTTTTCAGCAGTTAGTCGCCAGGTAGCAAAAAATGCCCTGGAAAGAGTTGGAATGATTGAATATTGCGATCGCCCCATCGGACAATTATCAGGAGGACAGCAACAACGGGTATTTTTAGCCCGTGCTTTAACGCAGCAAGCAGAAATTTTCTGTTTTGATGAACCTTTAGTAGGCATCGATCAAAAAACTCAATCGGTGATTTTTGAAGTCTTTCATGAACTCGCTACTGATAAAAAAATCGTGCTAGTAGTCAACCACGATTTAGGAGAATCAATTGCCCATTTTGATGATTTAATATTACTAAATCGTGAATTAATCGCCACAGGTTCACGCCAACAAGTACTCACAGAAGAAAATCTCAATCTTGCTTATGGCGGGAAAGTAATGTATTTTTCGGATGCGGCGTAA